One Dermochelys coriacea isolate rDerCor1 chromosome 21, rDerCor1.pri.v4, whole genome shotgun sequence genomic window carries:
- the SRSF3 gene encoding serine/arginine-rich splicing factor 3 has protein sequence MHRDSCPLDCKVYVGNLGNNGNKTELERAFGYYGPLRSVWVARNPPGFAFVEFEDPRDAADAVRELDGRTLCGCRVRVELSNGEKRSRNRGPPPSWGRRPRDDYRRRSPPPRRRSPRRRSFSRSRSRSLSRDRRRERSLSRERNHKPSRSFSRSRSRSRSNERK, from the exons ATGCATCGTGACTCTTGTCCACTGGACTGCAAGGTTTATGTAGGTAACCTTGGAAACAATGGCAACAAAACTGAATTGGAACGAGCTTTTGGCTACTATGGACCACTGCGTAGTGTGTGGGTTGCTAGAAATCCTCCTGGCTTTGCTTTCGTTGAATTTGAAGATCCCCGAGATGCAGCTGATGCAGTGAGAGAACTAGATGGAAG AACACTCTGCGGGTGCCGTGTCAGGGTGGAGCTGTCTAATGGTGAAAAACGGAGTCGTAATCGTGGTCCGCCTCCCTCATGGGGTAGGCGTCCTCGAGATGATTATCGCAGAAGAAGTCCTCCTCCTCGCCGCAG ATCACCACGAAGGAGAAGCTTTTCTCGTAGCCGCAGCAG GTCCCTCTCTAGagacagaagaagagagagatcactttCACGGGAGAGAAATCACAAGCCTTCCCGTTCCTTTTCCAGGTCTCGTAG TCGTTCCAGGTCAAATGAGAGGAAATAG